The following coding sequences lie in one Apium graveolens cultivar Ventura chromosome 3, ASM990537v1, whole genome shotgun sequence genomic window:
- the LOC141714580 gene encoding uncharacterized protein LOC141714580, which produces MPNEQVGTIKVKDEVNEHFLYKASRTDKRKTPIQHLDEIVLTGPRETSISAKGPLTLIVDLFYGAYKDTFHIRDCPSNDWIEKCAPLEREITSQDGRGDVYIFYAIFDNATEARLEVKLLADNNITNEVCGVVASSSSKIKSLEYSSMLFVKKPSDKVKVGRSKLLPLSTNIVAVPLDSELFLDIHLKTSVEHVIFEDTFKFRAERAGTRKELKNGKNCKIQVKVIWGRRQS; this is translated from the coding sequence ATGCCGAACGAGCAGGTTGGCACCATTAAAGTCAAGGATGAAGTAAATGAGCATTTCTTATACAAGGCAAGCAGAACCGATAAGCGCAAGACACCTATTCAGCACTTGGATGAAATTGTGCTTACGGGTCCTCGTGAAACATCAATCTCTGCCAAGGGTCCGCTTACTCTTATTGTTGATCTCTTTTACGGTGCTTACAAAGACACTTTTCATATTCGTGACTGCCCCAGTAATGATTGGATTGAGAAATGTGCTCCTTTAGAAAGAGAAATCACATCACAAGATGGCAGAGGAGATGTCTATATCTTTTACGCAATATTTGATAATGCTACGGAAGCACGCTTAGAGGTAAAATTGTTGGCTGATAACAACATTACTAATGAGGTTTGTGGGGTTGTTGCTTCTAGCTCAAGCAAAATTAAAAGCCTTGAGTATTCGAGTATGCTCTTTGTAAAGAAACCTAGTGACAAAGTGAAAGTAGGGAGGTCTAAGTTACTTCCATTGTCCACTAACATAGTAGCCGTGCCTTTAGATTCCGAGCTCTTTTTGGATATCCACTTAAAGACCAGTGTTGAGCATGTAATTTTTGAAGACACTTTCAAGTTCCGTGCTGAACGAGCCGGTACACGTAAAGAGCTTAAGAATGGCAAAAACTGTAAGATCCAAGTTAAAGTCATTTGGGGAAGAAGGCAGAGTTAA